A genomic segment from Drosophila miranda strain MSH22 chromosome 5, D.miranda_PacBio2.1, whole genome shotgun sequence encodes:
- the LOC108164409 gene encoding protein Gawky isoform X2, protein MREALFSQDGWGCQHVNQDTNWEVPSSPEPTNKDASGPPMWKPSVNNGTDLWESNLRNGGQPPAQQIPKPSWGHTPSSNLGGTWGEDDDGADSSSVWTGGSVNNTGSGAAVGVNPSGVNVGPAVVPSAGPQWGQGVVGVGVGLGSTGGSGSSNITGTSGIGAGGGNNAGNTGNGWGDPREIRPLAGGGGGPMDIRNVDHRDALRGGGSAGAPSGDPRDIRMIDPRDPIRGDPRGISGRLNGTSEMWGHHPQMSHNQLQNMNKMVGQVSGSNVGPSSGPGIGPGGPGPGGVSGTVSTNIATQWGPTQTVGVGGGGTKDKISGWEEPSPPPQRRNIPNYDDGTSLWGQQTRVPGGGGGGGHWKDMTDSIGRNHLIRGQNQSVGIGIAGVGVGNTNVPVGGNPNNPMTSVVGPQTRLSSVSGVQHKPDGGTMWVHSNNVSGRNTVPGVTAWGDDSHNVGGPGGGSVSGSNWVDDKSSAGLAQNSWSDTSSVGVGWGNKQSKLPSASGSSGWSTSSSVGVGVVDGDLGSDWNAHGGIVGKSQQQQQQKLAGLNVGMVNVLNTEMIKQSKQYRILVENGFKKEDVERALVSANMNIEEAADILRANSSLAMDGWRRHEESLGSYSDHSSSTSSGGFAGRYPVGAAQPSMSFPPNNLMNSMGGAPVTGSGNNNPNMAAMQVQKYLSQGPHGVAVGPQAVGNPSAVSVGFGQSSSNAAVAAAASVNIAANTNNQPSGQQIRMLGQQIQLAIHSGFISSQILTQPLTQTTLNLLNQLLSNIKHLQAAQQSLARGGNANPMAVNVAIAKYKQQIQNLQNQINAQQAVYIKQQNLQPNSQQQQQQQQQQQQQQQPQQQHPTAHLNNSGNDYMRSHDAINNLQGNFSELNLNKPSGYQGASNQQSRLNQWKLPVLEKDINADSTDFSRAPGATKQNLSSNSNNMGSLGLQNDGTWSTGRNIGDGWPDPSSDNENKDWSVAQPSTAAPAYTDLVQEFEPGKPWKIKSIEDDPSITPGSVARSPLSINPTPKDADLFANTGKNSPTDLPPLSLSSSTWSFNPNQNFPSWSDNNQQCASTSELWTSPLNKASSRGPPPGLTTNANKSGNGVSGVTSTSSTIAGSANGWLQTRSGVPTTNTTWTGGNTSWSSSWLLLKNLTAQIDGPTLRTLCMQHGPLVSFHLYLNQGIALCKYTTREEASKAQMALNNCVLGNTTIFAETPSENEVQNILQHLPQVPSSTNSAIGSSVGSSVGTAPATSSSVSSLSGNSSNGNGNGNGGGGGSGNSSISGSNPSTSVANSNLLSTSGGAVPNSGGAGSSATAPVGSSTVNSNSVNGSAGSGNSAGSKSTANNITISGGQSGASGLTNSNSSTWRQTTQNQPLSGQSRPTGREADYDYISQFVCSIVDD, encoded by the exons ATGCGCGAAGCGCTTTTTTCTCAGGATGGCTGGGGTTGTCAGCATGTCAACCAGGATACAAACTGGGAGGTACCAAGTTCTCCGGAGCCAACCAACAAGGATGCATCTGGACCGCCTATGTGGAAGCCGAGCGTCAACAATGGCACAGATCTTTGGGAGTCGAACTTAAGAAACGGTGGCCAGCCGCCAGCTCAACAAATTCCGAAGCCCTCTTGGGGTCACACGCCATCCTCCAACCTAGGCGGTACGTGGGGAGAAGACGATGACGGGGCGGATAGTAGTAGTGTCTGGACTGGAGGATCCGTTAACAACACTGGATCTGGTGCAGCCGTTGGTGTAAATCCAAGTGGAGTCAACGTAGGCCCCGCTGTTGTTCCCTCTGCTGGCCCTCAGTGGGGTCAGGGTGTTGTTGGAGTTGGCGTTGGACTAGGATCAACTG GTGGAAGCGGCTCAAGCAATATAACTGGAACAAGTGGAAttggagctggaggtggaaATAATGCCGGCAATACTGGCAACGGGTGGGGAGATCCTCGCGAAATACGGCCACTGGCCGGAGGCGGCGGAGGACCTATGGACATTCGAAATGTCGATCATCGCGACGCATTACGCGGTGGTGGCAGTGCTGGAGCTCCATCCGGGGATCCTCGTGACATTCGCATGATTGATCCGCGCGATCCTATTCGCGGGGATCCCCGTGGAATATCTGGCAGACTCAATGGCACTTCAGAGATGTGGGGCCATCATCCACAGATGTCCCACAACCAACTACAGAACATGAACAAAATGGTTGGACAAGTTTCCGGCTCAAATGTTGGACCGTCATCCGGTCCCGGAATTGGCCCCGGTGGTCCGGGTCCTGGTGGCGTCTCCGGTACCGTATCAACAAATATTGCAACCCAGTGGGGACCGACCCAAACGGTGGGAGTGGGCGGGGGCGGTACGAAGGACAAGATAAGTGGTTGGGAGGAACCATCGCCACCTCCACAGCGCCGCAATATTCCAAATTACGATGACGGGACGTCTCTGTGGGGCCAACAAACACGTGTTCCTGGCGGCGGGGGCGGCGGCGGTCACTGGAAAGACATGACCGACTCTATTGGCCGTAATCACTTGATTCGAGGACAAAATCAATCTGTTGGTATCGGTATTGcaggcgttggcgttggcaaTACAAATGTTCCAGTTGGCGGCAATCCCAACAATCCCATGACCAGTGTAGTGGGGCCTCAGACGCGTCTCTCATCCGTGAGTGGCGTGCAGCACAAGCCAGATGGAGGTACAATGTGGGTACATTCGAACAACGTCAGTGGCAGAAACACAGTTCCGGGCGTTACAGCATGGGGAGATGACAGTCATAACGTTGGTGGTCCCGGCGGCGGGTCTGTATCTGGCAGTAACTGGGTTGATGACAAATCCAGCGCAGGACTCGCACAAAACTCATGGAGCGACACCTCGTCCGTCGGTGTTGGCTGGGGTAACAAGCAGAGTAAATTGCCATCAGCAAGTGGCTCATCAGGTTGGAGCACGTCGTCAAGTGTTGGCGTTGGTGTAGTGGACGGTGACCTCGGATCCGATTGGAACGCACACGGTGGCATTGTGGGCAAatcacagcaacaacaacagcaaaagctGGCTGGCCTCAATGTGGGAATGGTTAATGTGCTCAACACGGAGATGATAAAGCAAAGCAAGCAGTATCGCATTCTGGTCGAAAATGGATTTAAGAAAGAGGACGTGGAACGGGCCCTAGTAAGTGCCAATATGAACATCGAGGAAGCGGCTGACATTCTCCGGGCCAATTCATCTTTGGCCATGGATGGCTGGCGTCGGCACGAGGAGAGTCTCGGCTCCTACTCCGATCACTCTAGCTCAACGAGCAGCGGTGGCTTTGCTGGTCGCTACCCAGTGGGCGCTGCGCAACCTTCGATGTCATTCCCTCCT AATAATCTTATGAATAGCATGGGCGGTGCTCCAGTGACAGGAAGTGGAAACAACAATCCCAACATGGCCGCCATGCAAGTGCAAAAGTATTTGAGTCAGGGCCCGCACGGCGTCGCCGTTGGCCCTCAGGCCGTGGGCAATCCATCCGCGGTGTCGGTGGGATTCGGACAGAGTTCATCAAACGCAGCAGTGGCTGCAGCAGCCAGTGTCAATATTGCAGCTAACACAAATAATCAACCGTCTGGTCAGCAAATACGCATGCTGGGCCAGCAGATTCAATTGGCCATCCACAGTGGTTTCATATCCAGTCAAATATTGACTCAACCGCTCACACAAACTACCTTAAACCTGTTGAATCAACTCCTTAGCAATATAAAG CATCTCCAAGCAGCCCAGCAATCTCTGGCTAGAGGCGGCAATGCCAATCCAATGGCAGTGAATGTTGCCATCGCTAAATACAAGCAACAAATTCAGAATCTACAAAACCAAATAAATGCACAACAAGCCGTTTATATAAAGCAGCAAAATCTACAACCGaattcgcagcagcagcagcagcagcaacaacaacaacaacaacaacaacaaccacaacagcaacatccAACAGCACACCTGAACAACTCTGGCAATGACTATATGAGAAGTCACGATGCAATAAATAACCTGCAAGGCAACTTTTCTGAGCTCAATCTTAATAAG CCAAGTGGATACCAAGGCGCATCCAATCAGCAGTCCCGCTTAAATCAGTGGAAACTTCCAGTATTAGAAAAGGATATAAATGCTGATAGCACAGACTTTTCGCGGGCTCCAGGTGCGACTAAGCAAAATTTATCGAGCAATTCAAACAATATGGGCTCTTTGGGCCTGCAAAATGATGG TACATGGTCAACTGGGCGCAATATTGGTGACGGTTGGCCGGACCCCTCATCTGATAACGAGAATAAAGACTGGTCAGTTGCACAGCCAAGTACAGCAGCACCTGCTTACACCGACCTGGTGCAAGAGTTCGAGCCAGGCAAGCCGTGGAAG ATCAAAAGCATAGAAGACGATCCCAGCATAACTCCCGGCAGCGTTGCTAGATCTCCATTGTCCATTAATCCGACGCCAAAAGATGCTGATTTATTTGCCAATACTGGCAAAAATTCGCCGACTGATCTGCCGCCTTTAAGTTTGTCATCGTCAACGTGGAGTTTTAATCCCAATCAAAATTTTCCAAG TTGGTCAGACAACAATCAGCAGTGCGCATCCACCTCTGAGCTGTGGACAAGTCCCCTAAATAAAGCATCGTCTCGAGGACCACCACCTGGATTGACTACTAATGCCAATAAGTCTGGCAACGGAGTAAGTGGCGTCACTTCAACATCATCAACGATCGCCGGCAGTGCCAATGGCTGGTTGCAGACGCGAAGTGGTGTCCCAACTACAAATACAACTTGGACTGGAGGCAATACTTCATGGAGTTCTAGTTGGTTGCTTCTGAAAAATCTTACAGCTCAG ATTGACGGTCCTACCTTACGTACCCTGTGCATGCAGCATGGCCCCCTTGTCAGCTTTCACCTATACTTAAACCAAGGAATTGCCTTATGTAAATATACAACGCGGGAAGAGGCGAGCAAGGCGCAAATGGCTTTGAATAACTGTGTTCTCGGCAACACAACAATTTTTGCTGAAACTCCGAGTGAGAATGAGGTACAGAATATCTTACAACATTTGCCGCAAGTCCCATCCTCAACCAACTCTGCTATTGGAAGTAGCGTCGGCAGTAGCGTTGGTACAGCACCTGCTACTAGCAGTTCGGTGTCCAGCCTATCTGGAAACAGTAGCAACGGAAATGGCAACGGAaacggtggcggcggcggcagcggcaataGCAGCATCAGTGGCAGCAATCCAAGCACAAGTGTGGCAAATTCGAATCTACTTAGTACAAGCGGTGGGGCGGTCCCCAATTCCGGTGGTGCTGGCAGCTCTGCAACGGCTCCAGTCGGCAGCAGTACGGTGAACAGCAATTCCGTGAATGGTTCTGCAGGTTCCGGAAATAGTGCCGGTTCCAAGAGTACCGCAAATAATATAACAATTAGTGGTGGCCAGTCCGGCGCATCTGGTTTAACCAATAGCAACAGCTCCACGTGGCGTCAGACTACTCAAAACCAACCATTGTCCGGGCAAAGTAGGCCAACAGGCAGAGAAGCTGACTATGATTATATATCTCAATTTGTTTGTTCCATTGTTGATGATTAA
- the LOC108164409 gene encoding protein Gawky isoform X1 — MREALFSQDGWGCQHVNQDTNWEVPSSPEPTNKDASGPPMWKPSVNNGTDLWESNLRNGGQPPAQQIPKPSWGHTPSSNLGGTWGEDDDGADSSSVWTGGSVNNTGSGAAVGVNPSGVNVGPAVVPSAGPQWGQGVVGVGVGLGSTGGSGSSNITGTSGIGAGGGNNAGNTGNGWGDPREIRPLAGGGGGPMDIRNVDHRDALRGGGSAGAPSGDPRDIRMIDPRDPIRGDPRGISGRLNGTSEMWGHHPQMSHNQLQNMNKMVGQVSGSNVGPSSGPGIGPGGPGPGGVSGTVSTNIATQWGPTQTVGVGGGGTKDKISGWEEPSPPPQRRNIPNYDDGTSLWGQQTRVPGGGGGGGHWKDMTDSIGRNHLIRGQNQSVGIGIAGVGVGNTNVPVGGNPNNPMTSVVGPQTRLSSVSGVQHKPDGGTMWVHSNNVSGRNTVPGVTAWGDDSHNVGGPGGGSVSGSNWVDDKSSAGLAQNSWSDTSSVGVGWGNKQSKLPSASGSSGWSTSSSVGVGVVDGDLGSDWNAHGGIVGKSQQQQQQKLAGLNVGMVNVLNTEMIKQSKQYRILVENGFKKEDVERALVSANMNIEEAADILRANSSLAMDGWRRHEESLGSYSDHSSSTSSGGFAGRYPVGAAQPSMSFPPNNLMNSMGGAPVTGSGNNNPNMAAMQVQKYLSQGPHGVAVGPQAVGNPSAVSVGFGQSSSNAAVAAAASVNIAANTNNQPSGQQIRMLGQQIQLAIHSGFISSQILTQPLTQTTLNLLNQLLSNIKHLQAAQQSLARGGNANPMAVNVAIAKYKQQIQNLQNQINAQQAVYIKQQNLQPNSQQQQQQQQQQQQQQQPQQQHPTAHLNNSGNDYMRSHDAINNLQGNFSELNLNKPSGYQGASNQQSRLNQWKLPVLEKDINADSTDFSRAPGATKQNLSSNSNNMGSLGLQNDGTWSTGRNIGDGWPDPSSDNENKDWSVAQPSTAAPAYTDLVQEFEPGKPWKGSQIKSIEDDPSITPGSVARSPLSINPTPKDADLFANTGKNSPTDLPPLSLSSSTWSFNPNQNFPSWSDNNQQCASTSELWTSPLNKASSRGPPPGLTTNANKSGNGVSGVTSTSSTIAGSANGWLQTRSGVPTTNTTWTGGNTSWSSSWLLLKNLTAQIDGPTLRTLCMQHGPLVSFHLYLNQGIALCKYTTREEASKAQMALNNCVLGNTTIFAETPSENEVQNILQHLPQVPSSTNSAIGSSVGSSVGTAPATSSSVSSLSGNSSNGNGNGNGGGGGSGNSSISGSNPSTSVANSNLLSTSGGAVPNSGGAGSSATAPVGSSTVNSNSVNGSAGSGNSAGSKSTANNITISGGQSGASGLTNSNSSTWRQTTQNQPLSGQSRPTGREADYDYISQFVCSIVDD; from the exons ATGCGCGAAGCGCTTTTTTCTCAGGATGGCTGGGGTTGTCAGCATGTCAACCAGGATACAAACTGGGAGGTACCAAGTTCTCCGGAGCCAACCAACAAGGATGCATCTGGACCGCCTATGTGGAAGCCGAGCGTCAACAATGGCACAGATCTTTGGGAGTCGAACTTAAGAAACGGTGGCCAGCCGCCAGCTCAACAAATTCCGAAGCCCTCTTGGGGTCACACGCCATCCTCCAACCTAGGCGGTACGTGGGGAGAAGACGATGACGGGGCGGATAGTAGTAGTGTCTGGACTGGAGGATCCGTTAACAACACTGGATCTGGTGCAGCCGTTGGTGTAAATCCAAGTGGAGTCAACGTAGGCCCCGCTGTTGTTCCCTCTGCTGGCCCTCAGTGGGGTCAGGGTGTTGTTGGAGTTGGCGTTGGACTAGGATCAACTG GTGGAAGCGGCTCAAGCAATATAACTGGAACAAGTGGAAttggagctggaggtggaaATAATGCCGGCAATACTGGCAACGGGTGGGGAGATCCTCGCGAAATACGGCCACTGGCCGGAGGCGGCGGAGGACCTATGGACATTCGAAATGTCGATCATCGCGACGCATTACGCGGTGGTGGCAGTGCTGGAGCTCCATCCGGGGATCCTCGTGACATTCGCATGATTGATCCGCGCGATCCTATTCGCGGGGATCCCCGTGGAATATCTGGCAGACTCAATGGCACTTCAGAGATGTGGGGCCATCATCCACAGATGTCCCACAACCAACTACAGAACATGAACAAAATGGTTGGACAAGTTTCCGGCTCAAATGTTGGACCGTCATCCGGTCCCGGAATTGGCCCCGGTGGTCCGGGTCCTGGTGGCGTCTCCGGTACCGTATCAACAAATATTGCAACCCAGTGGGGACCGACCCAAACGGTGGGAGTGGGCGGGGGCGGTACGAAGGACAAGATAAGTGGTTGGGAGGAACCATCGCCACCTCCACAGCGCCGCAATATTCCAAATTACGATGACGGGACGTCTCTGTGGGGCCAACAAACACGTGTTCCTGGCGGCGGGGGCGGCGGCGGTCACTGGAAAGACATGACCGACTCTATTGGCCGTAATCACTTGATTCGAGGACAAAATCAATCTGTTGGTATCGGTATTGcaggcgttggcgttggcaaTACAAATGTTCCAGTTGGCGGCAATCCCAACAATCCCATGACCAGTGTAGTGGGGCCTCAGACGCGTCTCTCATCCGTGAGTGGCGTGCAGCACAAGCCAGATGGAGGTACAATGTGGGTACATTCGAACAACGTCAGTGGCAGAAACACAGTTCCGGGCGTTACAGCATGGGGAGATGACAGTCATAACGTTGGTGGTCCCGGCGGCGGGTCTGTATCTGGCAGTAACTGGGTTGATGACAAATCCAGCGCAGGACTCGCACAAAACTCATGGAGCGACACCTCGTCCGTCGGTGTTGGCTGGGGTAACAAGCAGAGTAAATTGCCATCAGCAAGTGGCTCATCAGGTTGGAGCACGTCGTCAAGTGTTGGCGTTGGTGTAGTGGACGGTGACCTCGGATCCGATTGGAACGCACACGGTGGCATTGTGGGCAAatcacagcaacaacaacagcaaaagctGGCTGGCCTCAATGTGGGAATGGTTAATGTGCTCAACACGGAGATGATAAAGCAAAGCAAGCAGTATCGCATTCTGGTCGAAAATGGATTTAAGAAAGAGGACGTGGAACGGGCCCTAGTAAGTGCCAATATGAACATCGAGGAAGCGGCTGACATTCTCCGGGCCAATTCATCTTTGGCCATGGATGGCTGGCGTCGGCACGAGGAGAGTCTCGGCTCCTACTCCGATCACTCTAGCTCAACGAGCAGCGGTGGCTTTGCTGGTCGCTACCCAGTGGGCGCTGCGCAACCTTCGATGTCATTCCCTCCT AATAATCTTATGAATAGCATGGGCGGTGCTCCAGTGACAGGAAGTGGAAACAACAATCCCAACATGGCCGCCATGCAAGTGCAAAAGTATTTGAGTCAGGGCCCGCACGGCGTCGCCGTTGGCCCTCAGGCCGTGGGCAATCCATCCGCGGTGTCGGTGGGATTCGGACAGAGTTCATCAAACGCAGCAGTGGCTGCAGCAGCCAGTGTCAATATTGCAGCTAACACAAATAATCAACCGTCTGGTCAGCAAATACGCATGCTGGGCCAGCAGATTCAATTGGCCATCCACAGTGGTTTCATATCCAGTCAAATATTGACTCAACCGCTCACACAAACTACCTTAAACCTGTTGAATCAACTCCTTAGCAATATAAAG CATCTCCAAGCAGCCCAGCAATCTCTGGCTAGAGGCGGCAATGCCAATCCAATGGCAGTGAATGTTGCCATCGCTAAATACAAGCAACAAATTCAGAATCTACAAAACCAAATAAATGCACAACAAGCCGTTTATATAAAGCAGCAAAATCTACAACCGaattcgcagcagcagcagcagcagcaacaacaacaacaacaacaacaacaaccacaacagcaacatccAACAGCACACCTGAACAACTCTGGCAATGACTATATGAGAAGTCACGATGCAATAAATAACCTGCAAGGCAACTTTTCTGAGCTCAATCTTAATAAG CCAAGTGGATACCAAGGCGCATCCAATCAGCAGTCCCGCTTAAATCAGTGGAAACTTCCAGTATTAGAAAAGGATATAAATGCTGATAGCACAGACTTTTCGCGGGCTCCAGGTGCGACTAAGCAAAATTTATCGAGCAATTCAAACAATATGGGCTCTTTGGGCCTGCAAAATGATGG TACATGGTCAACTGGGCGCAATATTGGTGACGGTTGGCCGGACCCCTCATCTGATAACGAGAATAAAGACTGGTCAGTTGCACAGCCAAGTACAGCAGCACCTGCTTACACCGACCTGGTGCAAGAGTTCGAGCCAGGCAAGCCGTGGAAG GGTTCTCAGATCAAAAGCATAGAAGACGATCCCAGCATAACTCCCGGCAGCGTTGCTAGATCTCCATTGTCCATTAATCCGACGCCAAAAGATGCTGATTTATTTGCCAATACTGGCAAAAATTCGCCGACTGATCTGCCGCCTTTAAGTTTGTCATCGTCAACGTGGAGTTTTAATCCCAATCAAAATTTTCCAAG TTGGTCAGACAACAATCAGCAGTGCGCATCCACCTCTGAGCTGTGGACAAGTCCCCTAAATAAAGCATCGTCTCGAGGACCACCACCTGGATTGACTACTAATGCCAATAAGTCTGGCAACGGAGTAAGTGGCGTCACTTCAACATCATCAACGATCGCCGGCAGTGCCAATGGCTGGTTGCAGACGCGAAGTGGTGTCCCAACTACAAATACAACTTGGACTGGAGGCAATACTTCATGGAGTTCTAGTTGGTTGCTTCTGAAAAATCTTACAGCTCAG ATTGACGGTCCTACCTTACGTACCCTGTGCATGCAGCATGGCCCCCTTGTCAGCTTTCACCTATACTTAAACCAAGGAATTGCCTTATGTAAATATACAACGCGGGAAGAGGCGAGCAAGGCGCAAATGGCTTTGAATAACTGTGTTCTCGGCAACACAACAATTTTTGCTGAAACTCCGAGTGAGAATGAGGTACAGAATATCTTACAACATTTGCCGCAAGTCCCATCCTCAACCAACTCTGCTATTGGAAGTAGCGTCGGCAGTAGCGTTGGTACAGCACCTGCTACTAGCAGTTCGGTGTCCAGCCTATCTGGAAACAGTAGCAACGGAAATGGCAACGGAaacggtggcggcggcggcagcggcaataGCAGCATCAGTGGCAGCAATCCAAGCACAAGTGTGGCAAATTCGAATCTACTTAGTACAAGCGGTGGGGCGGTCCCCAATTCCGGTGGTGCTGGCAGCTCTGCAACGGCTCCAGTCGGCAGCAGTACGGTGAACAGCAATTCCGTGAATGGTTCTGCAGGTTCCGGAAATAGTGCCGGTTCCAAGAGTACCGCAAATAATATAACAATTAGTGGTGGCCAGTCCGGCGCATCTGGTTTAACCAATAGCAACAGCTCCACGTGGCGTCAGACTACTCAAAACCAACCATTGTCCGGGCAAAGTAGGCCAACAGGCAGAGAAGCTGACTATGATTATATATCTCAATTTGTTTGTTCCATTGTTGATGATTAA